In a single window of the Paenibacillus sp. MMS20-IR301 genome:
- a CDS encoding protein phosphatase 2C domain-containing protein yields the protein MGQGRFKFSWVGSEDMLLDTVLTTAHKSMVIGRYGGSTAAGAVKNEDGAYVLNEPEGSWEFVMLLDAHHTAESAELLVCALGSEEADIIRLLSLPVNEAFAALERFLLSIFKSEEFIRQCKEVTGETACLICARKENYVWWFSVGDNSLYLLHPDLAARGQYLLNQRNYYEWIGSVNIFDQPVACYSSGIRELRPGHNVIAMTTDGLLEYGERVLEDPRKLYLAFRNEEGLEKCVDDLLKGVHQGQGRDSATVVAWSYYNSRDAAMPSD from the coding sequence ATGGGACAGGGACGGTTTAAGTTCAGTTGGGTGGGCAGTGAAGATATGCTTCTGGATACTGTGCTGACAACTGCACATAAAAGCATGGTAATCGGCCGATACGGCGGGAGCACAGCAGCAGGCGCAGTTAAAAATGAAGACGGTGCCTATGTGCTAAATGAACCGGAAGGCAGCTGGGAATTCGTCATGCTCCTGGATGCGCATCATACTGCCGAGAGTGCGGAGCTGCTGGTCTGTGCCCTAGGCAGTGAGGAGGCGGACATAATCAGGCTGTTGTCGCTGCCGGTGAACGAAGCTTTTGCCGCGCTGGAACGGTTTCTGCTCTCTATTTTCAAGTCGGAGGAATTCATCCGTCAGTGTAAGGAGGTTACAGGGGAGACGGCATGCCTGATCTGTGCCCGTAAGGAGAATTATGTCTGGTGGTTCTCGGTGGGAGACAACTCGCTGTATTTGCTACATCCGGACTTGGCTGCACGGGGACAATACTTATTGAACCAGCGTAACTACTATGAGTGGATCGGCTCTGTGAACATCTTTGACCAGCCAGTAGCGTGCTACTCCTCAGGAATACGGGAGCTGCGGCCTGGCCATAACGTGATCGCGATGACTACGGACGGTCTTCTGGAGTATGGGGAGAGGGTACTGGAGGACCCGCGGAAGCTGTACCTTGCTTTTAGGAACGAGGAGGGGTTGGAGAAGTGTGTAGATGATTTATTGAAGGGTGTCCATCAGGGACAGGGCAGGGATAGCGCTACGGTTGTTGCGTGGAGCTATTATAATAGCAGGGATGCGGCTATGCCTAGTGATTAA